Proteins from one Telopea speciosissima isolate NSW1024214 ecotype Mountain lineage chromosome 1, Tspe_v1, whole genome shotgun sequence genomic window:
- the LOC122658528 gene encoding glutathione hydrolase 1-like, with product MLLWPTITLLFLFLLPTCSSHSSLSDLTKPRHELITAHNGVVTTDDGRCSRIGRDILKEGGNAVDAAIAAALCLGVVSPASSGLGGGAFMLVRLASGKVEAMDMRETAPLQASQNMYGENSALKASGALSIAVPGELAGLHKAWKQHGRLPWKRLVRPAENLARKGFKISPYLHMQMNKSKSGIFADKGLRNIFTSNGSLLQPGVISHNRKLAETLKTISIYGPDAFYNGSVGHSLVRDVQKFGGILTMQDLEKYQVRVKEPISAKISGLEILSMPPPSGGAAMILVLNILAQYGFPQGVSGSLGIHRQIEALKHAFAVRMNLGDPDFVNDSQVLSDMLSPKFAEELKKTIFDNMTFGPSHYGGRWNQIHDHGTSHMSIVDSERNAVSMTCTVNSYFGALFLSPSTGIVLNNEMDDFSMPVNASSGLPPSAPANFIRPGKRPLSAMSPTIVLKDKQLKAVVGASGGAMIIAGTTEVFLNHFARGMDPLSSVMAPRSYHQLIPNVLLYENWTTVIGDHFEVPAHTRADLQKKGHVLQSLAGGTICQIVVHRLEGLKSKGGVIFGELVGVSDPRKGGIPAGF from the exons ATGCTGTTGTGGCCAACCATTACTCTGCTCTTCTTATTCCTGTTGCCCACCTGTTCAAGTCATTCCAGTTTGAGTGACCTCACCAAGCCCAGACATGAACTAATTACAGCACACAATGGTGTTGTTACCACCGATGATGGCCggtgttcaagaattgggagaGATATTCTCAAGGAAGGAGGTAATGCTGTAGATGCAGCCATTGCAGCTGCCCTTTGCTTAGGTGTTGTGAGCCCAGCATCAAGTGGCCTTGGGGGTGGTGCTTTCATGCTGGTCAGATTAGCCAGTGGGAAGGTAGAAGCAATGGATATGAGAGAAACTGCTCCTCTACAAGCTTCCCAG AATATGTATGGTGAAAATTCTGCACTGAAAGCTAGTGGTGCACTTTCTATAGCAGTTCCAGGGGAACTTGCTGGCCTTCACAAAGCTTGGAAACAACATGGGAGGCTTCCATGGAAAAGGCTAGTAAGGCCAGCAGAAAATCTTGCTCGAAAAGGGTTCAAGATATCTCCATATCTCCACATGCAGATGAATAAATCAAAATCAGGGATCTTTGCTGACAAGGGACTTCGTAATATTTTCACATCAAATGGGAGCCTACTGCAGCCAGGAGTTATCTCCCACAATAGAAAACTAGCAGAGACACTCAAAACCATTTCAATATATGGCCCAGATGCATTCTATAATGGTTCAGTTGGGCACAGTTTGGTTAGAGATGTGCAGAAGTTTGGAGGAATACTGACCATGCAAGACCTGGAAAAGTATCAAGTTAGAGTGAAGGAGCCAATCTCAGCAAAAATCTCTGGACTTGAGATACTAAGCATGCCTCCTCCATCTGGTGGTGCTGCAATGATACTT GTTTTAAACATTCTTGCTCAATATGGATTCCCTCAGGGTGTTTCTGGCTCACTGGGGATCCATCGGCAAATTGAAGCACTGAAACATGCATTCGCAGTGAGGATGAATCTTGGTGATCCTGATTTCGTTAATGACTCACAAGTTCTATCTGATATGCTCTCTCCCAAGTTTGCAGAAGAGTTGAAGAAAACCATATTTGATAATATGACTTTCGGACCTAGTCATTATGGTGGCAG GTGGAACCAAATCCATGACCATGGCACTAGTCATATGTCCATAGTAGATAGTGAGCGAAATGCCGTCTCCATGACTTGCACTGTAAACTCTTACTTTGGGGCACTGTTTCTATCGCCAAGTACCGGAATAGTGCTTAACAATGAAATGGATGATTTCTCAATGCCTGTCAATGCTTCTTCTGGTCTTCCACCATCTGCTCCTGCCAATTTTATTAGACCAGGCAAAAGACCATTATCTGCTATGAGTCCTACCATTGTCCTCAAG GACAAGCAACTGAAAGCAGTTGTTGGTGCAAGTGGGGGAGCCATGATCATTGCTGGAACAACAGAAGTGTTCTTGAATCATTTTGCCAGGGGAATGGATCCACTCTCTTCTGTTATGGCTCCAAGGTCTTATCATCAG CTTATTCCTAATGTGTTATTGTATGAGAATTGGACAACTGTCATCGGTGACCACTTTGAAGTTCCAGCTCATACAAGGGCAGACCTACAGAAGAAGGGCCATGTCCTACAGAGCCTAGCTGGTGGGACTATATGCCAGATTGTAGTGCACAGGTTGGAAGGTTTGAAATCAAAAGGAGGGGTAATCTTTGGGGAGCTTGTAGGTGTAAGTGATCCAAGAAAAGGTGGCATTCCAGCTGGCTTTTGA